A single Dermacentor variabilis isolate Ectoservices chromosome 9, ASM5094787v1, whole genome shotgun sequence DNA region contains:
- the LOC142592760 gene encoding uncharacterized protein LOC142592760, with protein MSLETGEPRKLYGVNFQPPAPFDFANPPTWATWLSRYEDYAAVSGLTHASQDMQVRSLLYCMGPEARPLLETFSLDAQSLASYQVVATRFTEHFVHPANELYESSRFHRRVQLPDESVDTYYAELRKMLKRCNYPSAPVEERLVRDRLVIGLRDSRLSDQLCRNAKLTLQDAWTQARQSEDADRRRRTEHSHELNLDAGNANKFPSRHRSCAKPRSPQPQAERSCEPSKCEFCGRAPHRRSDCPARRSTCNFCKKKGHFAEVCRSRKLKQYKLSSVHLNAVATPTSAKFVDVTVDYTALFKVHSGAEVSAVPSDFPTLPAKLHQVDTLLTGPGGQPLRVLGSYVARLHWQGKTSCQRLYVIQSLTVPLLGLPALQALQVVRFLDQLKTSKATLHAELLNGMGTLKDEYTIRLKPDAVPFSLSVPRRIPIPLLEIVRRELDKLESAGVIRRVDKPTPWCSGLVVIRKGDGSYRLCVYLTQLNKVVLCERHILPTVEQVLGLIGDATVFSKLDATASFHQVKLSEDSQELTTFIAPYGRYCFCRLPFGITSAPEYFQKQMTKILEGQEGVANMIDDILVFGRTRQEHDARLSQALFRLAKAGITLNQDKCRFGVPKVSFLGFVVSAQGIRPDPGKVEALKAMEAPTDIAGVRRLLGMVNHVTRFLPHISDVTAPIRALLNKSASWVWQHEQEAAFEKIKELLTSDRCMAKYHPSYVTTVSADASSFGLGAVLLQTQPSGERRPVAFASRSMTDTEQRYSQTEKEALAATWAIQRFDEFVRGIPFDVETDHLPHVSLLGKMELDMLPPRIQTTAKDHAILVPYAARARKAASHSRL; from the coding sequence ATGTCCCTCGAGACCGGCGAGCCGCGGAAACTGTACGGCGTCAACTTCCAGCCGCCGGCACCGTTCGACTTCGCGAACCCGCCAACGTGGGCGACATGGCTCAGCCGCTACGAAGACTACGCAGCGGTCTCAGGACTGACGCACGCGTCGCAAGACATGCAGGTACGCTCGCTACTGTACTGCATGGGTCCGGAGGCCCGCCCGCTTCTCGAGACTTTCTCGCTCGACGCCCAGTCGCTCGCTTCATACCAAGTCGTTGCCACCCGCTTCACTGAGCACTTCGTGCACCCGGCAAACGAGCTTTACGAATCGTCACGGTTCCACAGACGCGTTCAGCTGCCCGACGAAAGCGTCGACACGTACTACGCAGAACTGCGCAAGATGCTTAAGCGCTGTAACTATCCGTCTGCTCCTGTCGAGGAAAGGCTCGTACGCGACCGGCTCGTCATCGGCCTCCGCGACTCGCGTCTCTCGGACCAGCTGTGCCGGAACGCGAAGTTGACGCTACAGGACGCCTGGACGCAAGCCCGTCAATCCGAAGACGCCGACAGACGCCGACGCACCGAGCACTCCCACGAGCTCAACCTCGACGCCGGAAACGCTAACAAGTTCCCCTCTCGTCATCGCTCCTGCGCTAAGCCTCGTTCGCCGCAGCCGCAAGCAGAACGCTCATGCGAGCCGTCCAAATGTGAATTCTGCGGCCGCGCGCCTCATCGACGTTCAGACTGCCCGGCCCGTCGCTccacctgcaacttctgcaaaaagaaaggccACTTCGCCGAAGTATGCCGCTCGCGGAAGTTGAAGCAGTACAAGCTAAGCTCCGTTCACCTGAACGCCGTTGCGACGCCCACCTCGGCAAAGTTCGTCGACGTCACCGTTGACTACACAGCGCTGTTCAAGGTTCACTCCGGAGCCGAAGTATCTGCTGTTCCCAGCGACTTTCCTACCTTGCCTGCCAAACTTCACCAAGTCGACACTCTGCTCACGGGCCCGGGAGGACAGCCACTGCGCGTGCTGGGCTCGTATGTGGCACGACTTCACTGGCAAGGGAAAACAAGCTGTCAGCGCCTCTACGTGATCCAGTCTCTCACTGTGCCTCTTCTGGGACTGCCAGCGCTCCAAGCCCTCCAAGTAGTTCGGTTTCTTGATCAACTCAAGACTTCAAAAGCGACGCTGCACGCCGAGCTCTTAAATGGAATGGGCACCCTCAAGGACGAGTACACCATCCGGTTGAAACCCGATGCCGTACCTTTCTCGCTAAGCGTACCTCGCAGGATCCCCATCCCGCTGCTCGAGATAGTCCGCCGCGAGCTGGACAAATTGGAAAGCGCAGGCGTGATCCGTAGGGTCGACAAGCCAACACCATGGTGCTCGGGTCTCGTCGTCatccggaaaggcgatggttccTACCGCCTCTGCGTCTACTTAACACAACTCAACAAGGTCGTCCTTTGTGAAAGACATATTCTGCCAACTGTCGAGCAAGTCCTTGGCCTCATCGGCGATGCAACAGTTTTTTCAAAGTTGGACGCGACCGCAAGCTTCCACCAGGTGAAGCTCTCCGAAGACTCCCAAGAGCTTACGACATTCATCGCCCCATATGGCCGATACTGCTTCTGCCGGCTCCCCTTTGGCATCACCTCCGCACCAGAGTACTTCCAAAAGCAGATGACAAAAATCCTGGAGGGCCAAGAAGGAGTCGCCAATATGATAGACGACATTTTGGTTTTTGGACGCACCCGCCAGGAACATGACGCCAGACTGAGCCAGGCGCTATTTCGCCTTGCAAAAGCAGGTATCACCTTGAACCAGGACAAGTGTCGTTTTGGGGTACCCAAGGTCTCCTTCCTCGGCTTTGTCGTTtcagcacagggcatcaggccagATCCGGGCAAGGTCGAAGCACTCAAAGCCATGGAAGCTCCAACGGATATCGCTGGCGTTAGAAGACTGCTCGGAATGGTGAACCATGTTACAAGATTCTTGCCACACATCTCGGACGTCACAGCTCCCATCAGAGCGTTACTGAACAAGTCTGCGAGTTGGGTGTGGCAGCACGAGCAAGAGGCAGCATTCGAGAAAATTAAGGAACTCTTGACGTCAGACAGGTGCATGGCCAAGTACCACCCGTCGTACGTCACTACGGTGTCTGCTGACGCAAGCTCATTCGGACTCGGCGCAGTTTTGCTACAGACGCAACCCTCAGGAGAGCGCCGCCCAGTCGCGTTCGCTTCGAGGTCAATGACCGATaccgagcagcgttacagccagactgaaaaagaagctttggcagCGACGTGGGCTATCCAAAGGTTCGACGAGTTTGTCCGTGGCATCCCCTTCGACGTCGAGACTGACCACCTGCCACACGTTTCACTTCTGGGCAAGATGGAACTGGACATGTTGCCGCCTCGTATTCAGACTACGGCTAAAGACCATGCGATACTAGTTCCGTATGCTGCACGTGCCAGGAAAGCTGCTAGCCACAGCCGATTGTGA